In Ascaphus truei isolate aAscTru1 chromosome 2, aAscTru1.hap1, whole genome shotgun sequence, the genomic stretch ATATTTTGTAATTAGTTATGTATCTTTTCTATGTCTCTTATTCTAAATAATGTAATATTTACTAACCCCATCTGGGTTGAAATCACATTCCCCAATGTTGTAATTCTCTGATTTTGGACATACAGTCTCTTTGATTTTGAACACCAGCTGCTGTAAGTTTTCATCCACCTGTGAAGAAAACAAACGTATTATGAAAATGTGAGTACTGCTCAATAAGATCAATAGTAACAATGTACAAAACTCAAAAAGCAAGACAGATTAATAAATGGTTCACAATGAGTTAAATCTGGCAGTAATATGTTTCCATCTACTTCAAAGGTTTAATCCTTACCATTAAGCATTTCCTTTAGCCCATGTTACTAGGGTGTTATATTGTTAAAAATACCTATTTACCTGTAGGTAAGTATCAATGTCATCATCCAGAGGCTTAAATATATAGTTTACATTTTCCTTCTTATTGTAGATGTCTACCGCCCTTTTAATATATTCAACATCTTGGATACGATTAATTTCTTGGGTCAGTGATAGAGAGTTTACTGCTGTGGCCACAGACAGCAACAGAATAGCCTTCCACCAGCTCTCCATCATAGGGCTTCTTAGACGAAGTTCTGCTGGTCTCTATTTCTTAGGTCTTTAGGAATCTCCTTTTATTTAATTCCTAGCTTCCTCTTACTATAAAATGACGTTTGAAGGGCATTTGACATGTATGTGTGCTTCCTATACAACTTTTATTGCTACAGTTCTTCAAACAACATGTTGTAACTTTACTCAGAAGAAGATGATAAAGGGAAGTTTCATGGGACATTTTTGAGATTTTCTTTTAGTGCAAATCCCTTCCATCTGCACAATAATTACTTTCTTAACCACATTGCTAATAGAAGAGAAATCATCACATTTTTTTACTTTGTTGAACCAAGAATTCTACATCTTCCACCATTTTATATAGCAATATTTCACATGTATTGTGTACAAGTATATGCTTAATGCCCATTTATGGACATTTATTCTCTGTAAAATGTAATTTGCAATGAAAGAAATGTGGATGTTAGTCACAATGATGTGGGAAGAGTATACCTTGGTTGTTGTCCACTTCTATTTCGGGTGTGCCCAATACTCCATGTTCCACTATCTTCAATCTCCACGTGATCCTTGTCTTTGACAAATGTGGTCTTCTCCTACTGCTCCCTCACTCCCCTTGGAGTTCTAATGATATGATACTCATACAACTACTTTTGGTTTAGATACTATACCTGatttgtatttgatacaattgttTTGATGGCTTCCTTCCTTTCG encodes the following:
- the LOC142488811 gene encoding cathelicidin-related antimicrobial peptide Bf-CRAMP-like; protein product: MMESWWKAILLLSVATAVNSLSLTQEINRIQDVEYIKRAVDIYNKKENVNYIFKPLDDDIDTYLQVDENLQQLVFKIKETVCPKSENYNIGECDFNPDGEVRVCSTYLTEQKNEDVTITCSPLSQVGITIV